In the genome of Coregonus clupeaformis isolate EN_2021a chromosome 1, ASM2061545v1, whole genome shotgun sequence, one region contains:
- the gpatch11 gene encoding G patch domain-containing protein 11 isoform X1, with protein sequence MAEDEDDYMSDAFLSQIPDVKPGIPMVKRVKEALRKEVLHKEKNVKNRQKTIKELEQESREAAQHSTISNQNKGFALLQKMGYKAGQGLGKQGAGRVEPIPLSIKTDRGGIGMEGVKKRKAEEELEHYRQKARAKQHNEKQSLEDFRVRMRTEREEQKIEGDLRRSQKACEQLDSQKGVTVPREDWYWPKLVVEEEEEEGEEEEEEEEDKVEEEDKVEEEELTSLDKLQILTSYLRGVHFYCIWCGTAYNDEEDLCSDCPGDTAADHDD encoded by the exons ATGGCTGAAGACGAAGATGATTATATGTCTGATGCCTTTCTCAGTCAAAT ACCAGATGTGAAGCCCGGTATCCCCATGGTGAAGCGTGTGAAGGAGGCCCTGAGGAAAGAGGTGCTTCACAAGGAGAAGAACGTTAAGAACCGGCAGAAAACTATTAAAGAGCTGGAGCAGGAGAGTAGAgaggcagcacagcacagcaccaTCAGCAACCAGAACAAGGGCTTTGCTCTGCTGCAGAAGATGGGCTACAAAGCTGGACAAGGCCTGGGGAAGCAGG GGGCGGGAAGAGTCGAACCTATTCCACTAAGTATCAAAACGG ACAGAGGGGGCATcgggatggagggagtgaagaAGAGGAAAGCAGAGGAGGAACTGGAACATTACCGTCAGAAAGCCCGGGCCAAACAACACAATGAGAAACAGTCCCTGGAGGACTTCAG AGTGAGGATGAGGACAGAGCGGGAGGAGCAAAAGATTGAGGGGGACCTCAGGAGGAGTCAGAAAGCCTGTGAGCAGCTGGACAGCCAGaag GGTGTCACGGTGCCCAGAGAAGACTGGTACTGGCCTAAACTGGtggttgaggaggaggaggaggagggggaagaggaggaggaggaggaggaagacaaagTGGAGGAGGAAGACAAAGTGGAGGAGGAAGAGTTAACT TCACTGGACAAGCTACAAATTCTGACATCATATTTAAGAGGGGTCCATTTTTACTGCATATGGTGTGGGACTGCTTACAATG ATGAGGAGGATCTGTGTTCCGATTGTCCTGGAGACACAGCTGCAGACCACGACGACTGA
- the gpatch11 gene encoding G patch domain-containing protein 11 isoform X2, with protein sequence MIICLMPFSVKYVKPGIPMVKRVKEALRKEVLHKEKNVKNRQKTIKELEQESREAAQHSTISNQNKGFALLQKMGYKAGQGLGKQGAGRVEPIPLSIKTDRGGIGMEGVKKRKAEEELEHYRQKARAKQHNEKQSLEDFRVRMRTEREEQKIEGDLRRSQKACEQLDSQKGVTVPREDWYWPKLVVEEEEEEGEEEEEEEEDKVEEEDKVEEEELTSLDKLQILTSYLRGVHFYCIWCGTAYNDEEDLCSDCPGDTAADHDD encoded by the exons ATGATTATATGTCTGATGCCTTTCTCAGTCAAAT ATGTGAAGCCCGGTATCCCCATGGTGAAGCGTGTGAAGGAGGCCCTGAGGAAAGAGGTGCTTCACAAGGAGAAGAACGTTAAGAACCGGCAGAAAACTATTAAAGAGCTGGAGCAGGAGAGTAGAgaggcagcacagcacagcaccaTCAGCAACCAGAACAAGGGCTTTGCTCTGCTGCAGAAGATGGGCTACAAAGCTGGACAAGGCCTGGGGAAGCAGG GGGCGGGAAGAGTCGAACCTATTCCACTAAGTATCAAAACGG ACAGAGGGGGCATcgggatggagggagtgaagaAGAGGAAAGCAGAGGAGGAACTGGAACATTACCGTCAGAAAGCCCGGGCCAAACAACACAATGAGAAACAGTCCCTGGAGGACTTCAG AGTGAGGATGAGGACAGAGCGGGAGGAGCAAAAGATTGAGGGGGACCTCAGGAGGAGTCAGAAAGCCTGTGAGCAGCTGGACAGCCAGaag GGTGTCACGGTGCCCAGAGAAGACTGGTACTGGCCTAAACTGGtggttgaggaggaggaggaggagggggaagaggaggaggaggaggaggaagacaaagTGGAGGAGGAAGACAAAGTGGAGGAGGAAGAGTTAACT TCACTGGACAAGCTACAAATTCTGACATCATATTTAAGAGGGGTCCATTTTTACTGCATATGGTGTGGGACTGCTTACAATG ATGAGGAGGATCTGTGTTCCGATTGTCCTGGAGACACAGCTGCAGACCACGACGACTGA